One stretch of Caloenas nicobarica isolate bCalNic1 chromosome 2, bCalNic1.hap1, whole genome shotgun sequence DNA includes these proteins:
- the YAE1 gene encoding protein YAE1 homolog gives MSWVQIAVSRSSEDIFDEDADEMYLLQKEWNSTMKKRLKEGYRDGVEAGKELALQEGFNQGYRHGAELMVTCGQFKGTLNALLSWCHFNGHDSALSKINNLLEVVGKHEEDMLKYLNSTDQQPHLGHILDSVQDMDLNHTAPAATEYNEVKAGKHEGAGSSGENICRNNGEVGSLQSECSKAKLCTDPEKSTLAWVKRQTIWLVEQLGLSLDILHHVQQLEH, from the exons ATGTCCTGGGTACAAATTGCAGTCAGCCGATCCAGTGAGGATATATTTGATGAAGATGCAGATGAGATGTATCTACTACAGAAAGAATGGAACAGCACcatgaaaaaaagattgaag GAAGGCTATAGGGATGGAGTTGAGGCTGGGAAAGAACTTGCTCTCCAGGAAGGCTTTAATCAAGGTTACAGACACGGTGCCGAGCTGATGGTTACATGTGGCCAGTTCAAAGGAACCCTGAA tGCTCTCTTATCCTGGTGTCATTTTAATGGACATGATTCTGCTTTAAGTAAGATAAATAATCTTCTTGAAGTGGTTGGAAAGCATGAAGAAGATATGCTTAAGTATCTGAATTCTACTGACCAACAGCCACATCTCGGACACATTTTAGATTCTGTTCAGGATATGGACCTTAATCACACAGCTCCAGCTGCGACAGAGTACAATGAAGTTAAAGCTGGAAAACATGAAGGTGCTGGCAGCTCTGGTGAAAACATTTGTAGAAATAATGGTGAGGTTGGTTCCTTGCAGTCTGAGTGCAGCAAGGCAAAACTCTGTACAGATCCTGAAAAGTCAACCCTTGCTTGGGTTAAAAGGCAGACTATTTGGCTAGTAGAGCAACTGGGTTTATCACTGGATATACTCCATCACGTCCAGCAACTGGAACAttag